One window of Microbacterium sp. 1S1 genomic DNA carries:
- the proC gene encoding pyrroline-5-carboxylate reductase: protein MADSLPSLAFLGAGSMGGAILRGVLASGVPVDGGITATNRTPEKAEAFAGIEGVTSIALSERPEGNADAVADARVVLVGVKPAMVPDLLREIAPHLSPETVVVSLAAGVTLQTFADVLGPEAGVIRSMPNTPSTIRKGVTGLAAGAAATADDLALVRRLFETVGAVVEVPESQIDALSTISGSGPAYVFLLIEQFTAAAREMGFADADARLLAEQTFIGATALLDSTGEDPAELRRRVTSPKGTTERAVAVLQEAHLSDTFAAAAAAALARANELAAGA from the coding sequence ATGGCTGACTCGCTCCCCTCCCTCGCGTTCCTCGGTGCCGGTTCGATGGGGGGAGCGATCCTCCGTGGCGTGCTCGCCTCGGGTGTCCCGGTGGACGGCGGGATCACGGCGACGAACCGCACGCCGGAGAAGGCGGAGGCGTTCGCCGGGATCGAGGGCGTCACGAGCATCGCGCTGTCCGAGCGGCCGGAGGGCAACGCCGACGCGGTGGCGGACGCGAGGGTCGTCCTGGTCGGGGTGAAGCCGGCGATGGTCCCCGACCTCCTCCGCGAGATCGCGCCGCACCTCAGCCCGGAGACCGTCGTGGTGAGCCTGGCCGCGGGGGTCACGCTGCAGACCTTCGCGGATGTGCTCGGCCCGGAGGCCGGGGTCATCCGCTCCATGCCGAACACCCCGTCGACGATTCGCAAGGGTGTCACCGGTCTCGCAGCCGGGGCGGCGGCGACCGCCGACGACCTCGCGCTCGTTCGGCGTCTGTTCGAGACGGTGGGAGCCGTGGTGGAGGTCCCCGAGTCGCAGATCGATGCGCTCTCGACGATCTCGGGCTCCGGTCCCGCCTACGTCTTCCTCCTCATCGAGCAGTTCACCGCGGCCGCGCGCGAGATGGGCTTCGCCGACGCGGACGCCCGGCTGCTGGCCGAGCAGACCTTCATCGGCGCGACCGCACTGCTGGACTCCACGGGGGAGGATCCCGCCGAGCTGCGCCGCCGGGTGACGAGCCCGAAGGGGACCACGGAGCGCGCCGTCGCCGTGCTGCAGGAGGCTCACCTGTCGGACACGTTCGCCGCTGCGGCCGCCGCCGCCCTTGCCCGCGCGAACGAGCTCGCCGCAGGCGCCTGA
- a CDS encoding ABC transporter ATP-binding protein, with product MSDHAPAPPVLALRGLRKQFGQKVAVDSLSLDVPAGSMLGLLGPNGAGKTTTLAMTTGLLRPDAGTAWVLGTDVWQDPAAAKARMGVLPDGIRMLDRLTGAELLRYTGLLRGMPEAEVLSRSGELLDALGLAEARDTLVVDYSAGMKKKIGLACALIHAPRLLILDEPLEAVDPVSGQTIRQILRSFVDGGGTVVLSSHVMELVESLCDRVAIVAEGRLLAHGALDEVRAGLTLQERFLSLVGAHDLGTETLAWLRSS from the coding sequence ATGAGCGATCACGCCCCCGCACCGCCCGTCCTCGCCCTCCGAGGGCTTCGCAAGCAGTTCGGACAGAAGGTCGCCGTCGACTCCCTGTCGCTCGACGTTCCCGCGGGCTCGATGCTGGGGCTGCTCGGACCGAACGGTGCGGGCAAGACGACGACGCTCGCGATGACCACGGGACTGCTGCGCCCGGACGCCGGGACGGCCTGGGTGCTCGGGACGGATGTGTGGCAGGACCCCGCCGCCGCGAAGGCACGGATGGGCGTGCTGCCCGATGGCATCCGCATGCTCGACCGGCTCACGGGCGCCGAGCTGCTGCGCTACACCGGGCTGCTCCGCGGCATGCCGGAAGCGGAGGTCCTGTCCCGTTCCGGTGAGCTGCTCGACGCCCTCGGCCTGGCCGAGGCGCGCGACACTCTCGTCGTCGACTACTCGGCCGGCATGAAGAAGAAGATCGGCTTGGCGTGCGCGCTCATCCACGCGCCGCGGCTGCTCATCCTCGACGAACCGCTCGAGGCCGTCGATCCCGTCTCGGGGCAGACGATCCGGCAGATCCTGCGCTCGTTCGTGGACGGAGGCGGCACGGTCGTGCTCTCCAGCCACGTCATGGAGCTCGTCGAGTCGCTGTGCGACCGCGTCGCCATCGTCGCGGAGGGGCGACTGCTCGCGCATGGCGCGCTGGACGAGGTGCGGGCGGGGCTCACGCTGCAGGAGCGCTTCCTCAGCCTGGTCGGCGCGCACGATCTCGGAACGGAGACGCTCGCGTGGTTGCGCTCCTCGTAG
- a CDS encoding potassium channel family protein — MVEVLRGDAPVLVIGLGRFGAACAGELDRLDREVLAIDDNLELVQKWSDRVTHTVQADARNIDALRQIGAQDFQVAVVAVGSSIEASVLITANLVDLKVPQIWAKAVSQSHGKILARVGANHVIYPEREAGERVAHLVSGRMLDFIRFDDDFVLAKMYPPKFIRGVGLNESGVRSKYKVTVVGVKSPGKPFRYAEANTIVTNHDLIIVSGTNSDIERFAALDR; from the coding sequence TTGGTTGAAGTCCTTCGGGGCGACGCTCCCGTCCTCGTCATCGGTCTCGGTCGTTTCGGCGCCGCCTGCGCCGGCGAGCTCGACCGCCTCGACCGCGAAGTGCTCGCGATCGACGACAACCTCGAGCTCGTGCAGAAGTGGTCGGACCGCGTCACCCACACCGTCCAGGCCGACGCGCGGAACATCGACGCCCTCCGCCAGATCGGCGCACAGGACTTCCAGGTCGCAGTCGTCGCGGTCGGCTCCTCGATCGAGGCGTCGGTGCTCATCACCGCGAACCTCGTCGACCTCAAGGTGCCGCAGATCTGGGCCAAAGCGGTGTCGCAGTCGCACGGCAAGATCCTCGCCCGCGTGGGGGCGAACCACGTCATCTACCCCGAGCGTGAGGCCGGCGAGCGCGTCGCACACCTCGTGAGCGGACGGATGCTCGACTTCATCCGGTTCGACGACGACTTCGTCCTGGCCAAGATGTACCCGCCCAAGTTCATCCGCGGCGTCGGCCTCAACGAGTCCGGTGTGCGCTCCAAGTACAAGGTCACCGTCGTCGGCGTGAAGAGCCCCGGTAAGCCGTTCCGCTACGCCGAGGCGAACACCATCGTGACAAACCACGACCTCATCATCGTGTCCGGGACCAACAGCGACATCGAGCGCTTCGCCGCCCTCGACCGCTGA
- a CDS encoding TrkH family potassium uptake protein, with translation MSGIVSASSPRTGLPGAAGRVKHLITSSPSRFAIAVFALLILVFTVLFSLPIASASGTVTPLSDALFTAVSTICVTGLATVDMANHWSPFGHVVVFIGVNIGALGVLTLASLMGMLISKRLGLRAKLMAAGDTNPLRAHGGVVNESQTVRLGEVGQLLTTVALSALFIEAALAALLYPALVMAGVDPIAALWEAPYFSAMAFTNTGFAPNDGGVAVFADDYLVLSLLMVGVFLGSIGFPVIYTLAKHVWHVKRWSLHSKLTIVTTVLLFILGAAAFLVLEYDNPKTFGSMDAADTTFQAFFLSAMTRSGGFNVIEMDDLNGSSLLAASMLMFVGGGSASTAGGIKVTTLAVLAIAVWSEAKGRQSVEAFGRRIPSDVQRVALSVVAWGATIVALSTIVIAQITKADISHVLFDVISAFGTVGLSTGLTGELPDSASYVMAATIFMGRVGTVTLAAAVAATSRTQYYSLPVERPIVG, from the coding sequence ATGTCGGGCATCGTTTCGGCGTCGTCCCCTCGCACCGGTCTCCCGGGCGCCGCCGGACGGGTGAAGCACCTCATCACGTCGTCGCCCTCCCGATTCGCGATCGCCGTCTTCGCGCTGCTGATCCTCGTCTTCACGGTGCTGTTCTCTCTCCCGATCGCCTCCGCGAGTGGGACGGTGACCCCGCTCAGCGACGCGCTCTTCACCGCTGTCTCCACGATCTGCGTGACCGGCCTCGCGACCGTCGACATGGCGAACCATTGGTCTCCCTTCGGGCACGTGGTGGTGTTCATCGGCGTGAACATCGGCGCCCTCGGCGTGCTGACCCTCGCCTCCCTCATGGGCATGCTCATCTCGAAGCGCCTCGGACTGCGGGCCAAGCTCATGGCGGCCGGCGACACGAACCCGCTCCGCGCGCACGGCGGCGTGGTCAACGAGAGCCAGACGGTGCGCCTGGGCGAGGTGGGCCAGCTGCTCACCACGGTCGCCCTCTCGGCCCTGTTCATCGAAGCGGCCCTCGCCGCCCTGCTCTACCCCGCGCTGGTGATGGCCGGTGTCGACCCGATCGCCGCCCTCTGGGAGGCCCCGTACTTCTCGGCGATGGCGTTCACCAACACCGGCTTCGCCCCGAACGACGGCGGTGTGGCCGTCTTCGCCGACGACTACCTCGTGCTGTCGCTCCTCATGGTCGGCGTCTTCCTCGGAAGCATCGGCTTCCCGGTGATCTATACGCTCGCGAAGCACGTCTGGCACGTCAAGCGCTGGTCGCTGCACTCGAAGCTGACGATCGTCACCACGGTGCTGCTGTTCATCCTCGGCGCGGCGGCCTTCCTCGTCCTGGAGTACGACAACCCGAAGACCTTCGGCTCGATGGACGCCGCGGACACGACGTTCCAGGCGTTCTTCCTATCCGCGATGACGCGCTCCGGAGGCTTCAACGTCATCGAGATGGACGACCTCAACGGCTCCTCACTGCTGGCCGCGAGCATGCTCATGTTCGTCGGCGGCGGATCCGCCTCGACGGCGGGCGGCATCAAGGTCACGACCCTCGCGGTCCTGGCGATCGCCGTGTGGTCCGAGGCCAAGGGGCGTCAGTCCGTCGAGGCGTTCGGCCGCCGCATCCCCAGCGATGTCCAGCGCGTCGCCCTCAGCGTCGTCGCCTGGGGGGCCACGATCGTGGCGCTGTCCACCATCGTGATCGCGCAGATCACCAAGGCCGACATCAGCCACGTGCTGTTCGACGTCATCTCCGCGTTCGGCACCGTCGGCCTCTCGACGGGCCTCACCGGAGAGCTCCCCGATTCCGCGTCCTACGTCATGGCCGCGACGATCTTCATGGGACGCGTTGGTACAGTGACTCTCGCTGCGGCAGTCGCCGCGACATCGCGCACGCAGTACTACTCACTGCCCGTGGAAAGGCCGATCGTTGGTTGA
- a CDS encoding ArsR/SmtB family transcription factor encodes MTDIFDVIADGTRRDILQLLLRHTSEGESGTSVSQIVADLGISQPTVSKHLKVLREAELVTVREDGQRRFYSLSVAPLEAVDDWLVPFLVDAFGEGAPDIAYPGSAAIPDGAAHAAEVVGRAAASAKHVVANALKRLGA; translated from the coding sequence ATGACGGACATCTTCGACGTGATCGCAGACGGTACGAGGCGCGACATCCTCCAGCTCCTGCTCCGACACACGTCCGAAGGGGAGTCCGGCACGAGCGTGAGCCAGATCGTGGCAGATCTCGGGATCAGTCAGCCCACTGTCTCCAAGCACCTCAAGGTGCTTCGCGAGGCCGAGCTCGTCACGGTGCGTGAGGACGGACAGCGGCGCTTCTACAGCCTGTCCGTCGCGCCGCTCGAGGCCGTCGACGACTGGCTGGTCCCGTTCCTCGTGGACGCGTTCGGTGAAGGCGCCCCCGACATCGCCTACCCCGGCAGCGCGGCGATCCCCGACGGCGCCGCGCACGCGGCCGAGGTCGTCGGGCGTGCGGCCGCGTCGGCGAAGCACGTCGTGGCGAACGCCCTGAAGCGCCTCGGGGCGTGA
- a CDS encoding ABC transporter permease — protein sequence MNISPAAAPHISGPSPIAPAPRPRLGGLTAEAVFVGRSLRHSLRDGESLLMAILLPVLLMLMFTWVFGGAIDPSGAYVDYVVPGIILTCAGFGASSTAVYVANDMRTGIIDRFRTMPLRAGAVLTGHVVASVLRNLVATAVVIGVGVLVGFRPSASPAEWIALAGMIALYILAITYLFAAIGLAAGSPEAANGYGFILLFLPYLSSAFVPVASMPDWLQPVAAHQPVTPIVETIRGLIMDTPLQAEPWWAVGWCAVILLVAVPWGAWLFRRQAARR from the coding sequence GTGAACATCTCCCCCGCGGCGGCGCCGCACATCTCAGGCCCCTCGCCCATCGCCCCCGCTCCGCGCCCCCGTCTCGGCGGGCTCACGGCCGAGGCCGTCTTCGTCGGCCGCAGTCTCCGACACTCGCTGCGGGACGGCGAGTCCCTTCTCATGGCGATCCTGCTGCCGGTCCTGCTCATGCTCATGTTCACGTGGGTCTTCGGCGGTGCCATCGACCCCTCGGGGGCGTACGTCGACTACGTCGTCCCTGGCATCATCCTCACGTGCGCCGGATTCGGCGCCTCCTCGACGGCCGTCTACGTCGCGAACGACATGCGCACGGGGATCATCGACCGATTCCGCACGATGCCCCTGCGCGCCGGGGCCGTGCTCACCGGGCACGTTGTGGCGAGCGTCCTGCGGAATCTCGTCGCGACCGCCGTCGTGATCGGCGTCGGAGTGCTCGTCGGCTTCCGCCCGTCCGCGAGCCCCGCCGAGTGGATCGCCCTGGCCGGCATGATCGCGCTGTACATCCTCGCGATCACCTACCTCTTCGCGGCGATCGGTCTCGCAGCCGGCAGTCCGGAGGCGGCGAACGGCTACGGCTTCATCCTGTTGTTCCTGCCGTACCTCTCCAGCGCCTTCGTCCCGGTCGCGAGCATGCCCGACTGGCTGCAGCCGGTCGCTGCCCACCAGCCCGTCACTCCGATCGTGGAGACCATCCGCGGGCTGATCATGGACACCCCCCTGCAGGCGGAGCCGTGGTGGGCCGTCGGGTGGTGCGCCGTCATCCTCCTCGTCGCCGTGCCGTGGGGCGCGTGGCTGTTCCGGCGCCAGGCGGCGCGACGATGA
- a CDS encoding ATP-binding cassette domain-containing protein: MHEAIDVRGLRKAFGARVVVENLEFTVARGEVFALLGPNGAGKTTTINVLTTLTAADGGSARVAGWDVRTHPREVQRRISLTGQSAAVDDALTATENVVMFARLSGLGRVAARRRAAELIARFDLADAANRAVRTYSGGMRRRLDLALSFVVTPEVLFLDEPTTGLDTRSRRDLWDIIRALAANGTTVFLTTQYLEEADQLADRIAVLHDGRIAALGTASALKARVGGDTVELRDDRGELRREIPTDGTVRGLRRALDLLDEEGDDGTVTLRRPTLDDVFLAVTDPGGPTADASPRKELA; encoded by the coding sequence ATGCACGAAGCCATCGACGTGCGCGGTCTGCGCAAGGCGTTCGGCGCCAGAGTGGTCGTCGAGAATCTGGAGTTCACCGTCGCCCGCGGGGAGGTGTTCGCCCTGCTCGGGCCCAACGGCGCCGGCAAGACCACCACCATCAACGTCCTCACCACCCTCACCGCGGCAGACGGCGGCTCGGCCCGCGTCGCCGGCTGGGATGTGCGGACCCATCCACGGGAAGTCCAGCGTCGGATCAGCCTCACGGGTCAATCGGCCGCCGTGGACGACGCACTGACCGCCACCGAGAACGTCGTCATGTTCGCCCGCCTCTCCGGGCTCGGCCGAGTGGCCGCGCGCCGCCGGGCCGCGGAGCTCATCGCCCGTTTCGATCTGGCGGACGCCGCGAACCGCGCCGTCCGCACCTACTCCGGCGGGATGCGGCGCCGCCTCGATCTCGCCCTCAGCTTCGTCGTGACACCCGAGGTGCTGTTCCTCGACGAGCCGACGACCGGTCTCGACACCCGGAGCCGCCGGGACCTCTGGGACATCATCCGGGCCCTCGCCGCCAACGGAACGACGGTCTTCCTCACCACGCAGTACCTCGAGGAGGCGGACCAGCTCGCCGACCGCATCGCCGTCCTCCACGACGGTCGCATCGCGGCCCTCGGTACGGCATCCGCGCTGAAGGCGCGGGTCGGCGGTGACACCGTCGAACTCCGCGATGACCGCGGAGAGCTGCGCCGCGAGATCCCGACGGACGGGACCGTGCGCGGCCTGCGCCGCGCTCTCGACCTGCTGGACGAGGAGGGCGACGACGGCACGGTCACCCTCCGACGGCCCACCCTCGACGACGTCTTCCTCGCCGTCACCGATCCCGGCGGCCCCACCGCGGACGCCTCGCCCCGGAAGGAGCTCGCGTGA
- a CDS encoding TetR/AcrR family transcriptional regulator: MIDNEPPELPRGIALAWGVAADPQRGPKREMSVEKIVEAAVALADAEGLGAVSMAAVAARLGFTPMSLYRYVSAKDDLLLLMQEEATGLPPETHREAEGWRERLLALYEAQILVYLRHPWMLSVPISGSPITPNSSAWLDAGLAALDGTPLTADERVAVALAVTGHARWCGIVQAGYTEQSRTSGLSPEEVAAREASLFDRVITADEFPALRQAIEDGVFLSPADPFRFAVERTLDGVAAYMAGLERGEGHVAAEDWIDLDAAELAGDKRLKEAQKASREAEKALRAARKLERQALREARDRLARGKKSG, encoded by the coding sequence ATGATCGACAACGAGCCTCCGGAGCTGCCGCGCGGGATCGCGCTCGCTTGGGGTGTCGCGGCAGACCCGCAGCGTGGACCCAAGCGCGAGATGAGCGTCGAGAAGATCGTGGAGGCCGCCGTCGCGCTCGCCGATGCCGAGGGACTCGGAGCCGTGTCGATGGCCGCCGTCGCCGCGCGGCTCGGGTTCACGCCGATGTCGCTCTACCGCTACGTCTCGGCCAAGGACGACCTTCTGCTCCTCATGCAGGAGGAGGCCACCGGGCTGCCGCCGGAAACCCATCGGGAGGCTGAAGGGTGGCGGGAGCGTCTGCTCGCCCTGTACGAGGCGCAGATCCTCGTCTACCTGCGGCACCCGTGGATGCTCTCCGTGCCCATCTCCGGGTCGCCGATCACGCCGAACAGCTCGGCCTGGCTGGACGCCGGTCTCGCAGCGCTCGACGGCACCCCGCTCACCGCGGACGAACGTGTCGCGGTGGCCCTGGCCGTGACCGGCCACGCTCGGTGGTGCGGCATCGTGCAGGCCGGCTACACCGAGCAGTCGCGCACATCCGGGCTGAGCCCGGAGGAGGTGGCCGCCCGCGAGGCGTCGCTGTTCGACCGGGTGATCACCGCCGACGAGTTCCCCGCCCTGCGGCAGGCGATCGAGGACGGCGTGTTCCTGTCTCCCGCCGATCCGTTCCGCTTCGCCGTGGAGCGCACGCTCGACGGCGTCGCCGCCTACATGGCCGGCCTCGAACGGGGAGAGGGGCATGTCGCCGCGGAGGACTGGATCGACCTCGACGCCGCTGAGCTCGCGGGGGACAAGCGGCTCAAGGAGGCGCAGAAGGCCAGCCGCGAGGCGGAGAAGGCTCTGCGAGCCGCCCGCAAGCTCGAGCGACAGGCCCTGCGGGAGGCGCGCGATCGACTGGCCAGGGGGAAGAAGTCCGGCTGA
- a CDS encoding cyclase family protein, translating into MTAEHRAHFDFEITFANGGGLQGQGFRLDLPAAETTGDEVAALLVAHLGLALVGEVELRDLRIVEEPHRGSRGVPAPAPADRTERVIDLSHPIAEGMVTYPGLPAPTITPHLTRAASRERYAPGTEFAMDVITMIGNTGTYLDAPFHRYAEGADLASLDLDTLVGLPAEVFHLRDAWTPERRGIRAATLADRDLRGSAVLLDTGWSRLFGTPAYGAGAPFLAEDAARFLVDAGVRLVGIDSLNIDDTESGGERPAHTILLAAGVHVVEHLTALDRLPARGARFTAAPPAIRGFGTFPVRAFATLPASR; encoded by the coding sequence ATGACGGCCGAGCATCGCGCGCACTTCGACTTCGAGATCACCTTCGCCAACGGTGGCGGCCTGCAGGGGCAGGGATTCCGGCTCGACCTTCCCGCGGCGGAGACGACCGGCGACGAGGTCGCGGCCCTGCTCGTCGCCCATCTCGGGCTGGCGCTCGTCGGCGAGGTCGAGCTTCGTGATCTGCGGATCGTCGAGGAACCGCACCGCGGCAGCCGTGGCGTCCCGGCTCCGGCTCCGGCAGACCGCACCGAACGGGTCATCGACCTGAGTCACCCGATCGCGGAGGGCATGGTCACCTACCCCGGGCTGCCGGCGCCGACCATCACCCCGCACCTCACCCGTGCAGCGTCGCGCGAGCGCTACGCGCCGGGCACCGAGTTCGCGATGGACGTGATCACGATGATCGGCAACACGGGGACCTACCTCGACGCTCCGTTCCACCGCTACGCGGAGGGGGCGGACCTGGCGTCGCTCGACCTCGACACCCTCGTCGGTCTCCCCGCCGAGGTGTTCCATCTCCGCGACGCCTGGACCCCGGAGCGTCGGGGTATCAGAGCGGCGACGCTCGCGGATCGCGACCTCCGCGGCAGCGCCGTCCTCCTGGACACCGGCTGGAGCCGGCTGTTCGGTACACCCGCCTACGGCGCCGGAGCACCCTTCCTCGCCGAGGACGCCGCGCGCTTCCTCGTGGACGCCGGGGTGCGGCTGGTCGGCATCGACTCGCTCAACATCGACGATACGGAGAGTGGCGGGGAGCGGCCGGCGCACACCATCCTGCTCGCGGCGGGCGTGCATGTCGTCGAGCATCTGACGGCGCTGGACCGACTGCCCGCTCGCGGTGCGCGGTTCACCGCCGCACCACCGGCGATCCGCGGGTTCGGCACCTTCCCGGTCCGCGCCTTCGCCACCCTGCCGGCATCTCGCTGA
- a CDS encoding helix-turn-helix domain-containing protein: MPEVPDVRFLTVAEVAELMRVSKMTVYRLVHAGDLPAIRFGRSYRVPESAVAEALQRPIADAG, encoded by the coding sequence ATGCCCGAGGTTCCAGACGTCCGATTCCTGACGGTGGCCGAAGTCGCCGAGCTCATGCGCGTGTCCAAGATGACCGTGTACCGGCTCGTCCACGCCGGCGACCTGCCCGCCATCCGGTTCGGTCGAAGCTACCGCGTGCCGGAGTCCGCTGTCGCCGAAGCTCTGCAGCGGCCCATCGCCGACGCCGGCTGA
- a CDS encoding 30S ribosomal protein bS22: MGSVIKKRRKRMAKKKHRKLLRKTRHQRRNKK, encoded by the coding sequence GTGGGTTCTGTCATCAAGAAGCGCCGCAAGCGCATGGCGAAGAAGAAGCACCGCAAGCTGCTTCGCAAGACTCGCCACCAGCGCCGCAACAAGAAGTAA
- a CDS encoding rhodanese-like domain-containing protein — MKSITVAELAERSGTPLIDVREAHEFQAGHVPGAVNIPMSEIGNRLDELPAESFDVICQAGGRSARVVEALEARGYDATNVEGGTGEWIAQGREVEVPSS, encoded by the coding sequence ATGAAGTCGATCACCGTCGCCGAACTCGCTGAGCGCTCCGGCACGCCCCTCATCGATGTCCGGGAGGCGCACGAGTTCCAGGCGGGCCACGTCCCGGGTGCCGTGAACATCCCGATGTCCGAGATCGGCAACCGCCTCGACGAGCTCCCCGCCGAATCGTTCGACGTGATCTGTCAGGCCGGCGGTCGCTCCGCTCGCGTCGTCGAGGCCCTCGAAGCCCGCGGCTACGACGCCACCAACGTCGAGGGCGGCACCGGCGAGTGGATCGCCCAGGGACGCGAGGTCGAGGTCCCGTCGTCGTGA
- a CDS encoding glutaredoxin family protein: MTTLTLIGKPDCHLCDVASEVVDAVIAELPDAAAERIQIVEASIQDDPALYEQWWEKIPVVLIDGRLHAHWRVSPDRLREALEEAVDAEARADQKELR, translated from the coding sequence GTGACGACGCTGACCCTCATCGGCAAGCCCGATTGCCACCTGTGCGACGTGGCCTCCGAGGTCGTCGACGCGGTCATCGCCGAGCTCCCGGACGCCGCCGCGGAGCGCATCCAGATCGTCGAGGCGTCCATCCAGGACGACCCTGCCCTGTACGAGCAGTGGTGGGAGAAGATCCCGGTCGTCCTCATCGACGGCCGACTGCACGCGCACTGGCGCGTGTCCCCCGACCGGCTGCGCGAGGCGCTGGAGGAAGCGGTTGACGCGGAGGCCCGCGCCGACCAGAAGGAGCTGCGATGA
- a CDS encoding Dabb family protein has translation MTIRHVVTWKLAAEDAGERQAQAAEVARRLNALDGVVPQLRSIWAGANDVYPDANWDVTLVADFDSVADLEQYQVHPAHEEVARYIRSVVSGRVAVDAEL, from the coding sequence ATGACCATCCGTCATGTCGTGACCTGGAAGCTCGCCGCGGAGGACGCGGGCGAGCGGCAGGCACAGGCCGCCGAGGTGGCCCGTCGGCTCAACGCTCTCGACGGCGTCGTGCCCCAGCTCCGCAGCATCTGGGCCGGCGCGAACGACGTCTACCCTGACGCGAACTGGGACGTGACGCTGGTCGCGGACTTCGACTCCGTCGCCGACCTCGAGCAGTACCAGGTGCACCCCGCGCACGAGGAGGTCGCCCGGTACATCCGCTCCGTCGTCTCCGGCCGTGTGGCGGTCGACGCCGAGCTCTGA
- a CDS encoding basic amino acid ABC transporter substrate-binding protein — protein sequence MSRRNLFAGLAIAATATLALAGCATGSSDAGNGGEPAAGDEYGLIEAGTLTVCSDIPYPPFEFEGENGEYTGFDIDLLGAIAEQLDLELSVQDVGFDALQSGTTLAAGQCDIGASAMTITDERKANIDFSDPYYDSLQSLLVRTDSGIESIDDLDGKNVGVQQGTTGEAYATENAKGAQLVQYPSDGELWPAMQAGQIDAILQDQPVNLEHEKADSAYKIVETYETDESYGFAFAKGEKDELREAVNEALQELRDNGEYDTIYNEYFTAN from the coding sequence ATGTCCCGTCGTAACCTCTTCGCCGGCCTCGCGATCGCGGCCACCGCCACCCTCGCGCTCGCCGGATGCGCCACCGGCTCCTCCGATGCGGGCAACGGCGGCGAGCCCGCCGCCGGCGACGAGTACGGACTCATCGAGGCGGGCACGCTCACCGTCTGCTCCGACATCCCGTACCCGCCGTTCGAGTTCGAGGGCGAGAACGGCGAGTACACCGGCTTCGACATCGACCTCCTCGGCGCGATCGCCGAGCAGCTCGACCTCGAGCTCTCCGTGCAGGACGTCGGCTTCGACGCACTGCAGTCCGGCACGACCCTCGCCGCCGGTCAGTGCGACATCGGTGCCTCGGCCATGACGATCACCGACGAGCGCAAGGCCAACATCGACTTCTCCGACCCGTACTACGACTCGCTGCAGTCGCTGCTCGTGCGCACCGACTCGGGGATCGAGTCCATCGACGACCTCGACGGCAAGAACGTCGGTGTGCAGCAGGGAACGACCGGCGAGGCTTATGCCACGGAGAACGCGAAGGGCGCGCAGCTCGTGCAGTACCCCTCGGACGGCGAACTGTGGCCCGCGATGCAGGCCGGGCAGATCGACGCCATCCTGCAGGACCAGCCCGTCAACCTCGAGCACGAGAAGGCTGACTCCGCCTACAAGATCGTGGAGACCTACGAGACCGACGAGTCGTACGGCTTCGCCTTCGCCAAGGGGGAGAAGGACGAACTCCGCGAGGCTGTGAACGAGGCTCTGCAGGAGCTCCGGGACAACGGCGAGTACGACACCATCTACAACGAGTACTTCACGGCCAACTGA